Proteins encoded in a region of the Tumebacillus sp. BK434 genome:
- a CDS encoding S-layer homology domain-containing protein: MKPLQHKLLSLFMILAMVITLLPMGVAKADAEYFRFTNFSTNMADPTQVNTNVVQLAGSFNGVSANSITYQVEQIINGQSVQISRGTGVNPIIENGSMFKFMNVQLFQGLNKITVFGINPSGNQVPGVCYVNFSNVPVLYDIKLVDGRVLEAGQPQIVTSPDAVILLKAPNSDRVTVNGIIAYSAGEDAYIVSDLNLKPGLNPLAIVASNSTMSYSLNRQLVYFNGYPTAYNTQIENSAGTPNPVVLENKPTVGPNSGGTLNGLITGQIIFATDNTNPPDPTITLELYEGSNPIPITLATTVTRGTTTAGHTIFSYTSTTNANIATNGPWQLKVRGTYGTQGANYPILFNYRNSNTAYISAVNQIYNVRDLDATRVVYDSSTVFVDNTTIFELPIWLEAKIENVFDINNVTLTSTQNGTPVPASVFNYSKKLTDKGTVALKINNMPAGEQVLTVSVTSAGGTETQAVRVNYVPAPFIQLNNLYNGKVFNTNGTYPADENDPRKFTTLKGRLVNFNNMGIDPDQSTVQVKINGRTVRLIDNLGGTPIDAQGNFTFIVPNDMKLVNGPNQITLSGVANGVPVTTNVTVYLFSEHVPVVKNVKPVPHDPLSPLLDDTNLKFVNTGTLQYVTNEKEADIVFDVQNVDKVVITVDGAQLITAGNDASGTLVSDDDRVLHIDSHDPLERRYTLRLVKHQLPKTGLRSITIQAHLESASVASTLSITRELSPYIVLSPKLPNERVINQNFLNIAILAEGADSVLIGKEAMKKEANDIFRYELRNMKAGINKVKFTVMRGTQKLDGEFEVNYAASNTVGGQFKTTVPKTGSVKVFNSDLTLTLPKNTFLRQVNQTPGQDARTVDLFDSQNILFGIADRNDGRTVKKYNNDGDIRDISPMDIAADLLTVPAHFGYASKLFWMDAGYFDAVTPTQWSTVHGQHPYNTGYEFYTRTANKWMEPSQRGTITLKYDADIRNVTAPKLSVWRFYNNTWKNLGGIVDTSKKTVTASFDGFGYYAVFYDAYSFNDVIGHGYARNQLETVFAKGVMLPKNNNEFGVYDNITRGEFATMMVKMLDLPLSYDPNNLTFNDVPKDYIAGSLYDYRYIETAVRRGLIRGVGPRLFAPNQSLTREQAAVMIARAMNLKVNPDTDKEVPNLQKLFTDAGTVDYYAVSSITAVAKEGIIVGIPNRLTGTQKKPTYRFDPHAFLNRADAAIITEKVMRKMKRL, translated from the coding sequence GTGAAACCATTGCAACACAAGTTGCTCAGTTTGTTCATGATCCTGGCAATGGTCATCACGCTGTTGCCGATGGGCGTGGCGAAGGCGGATGCGGAATATTTCCGCTTTACCAACTTCTCGACCAACATGGCAGATCCGACACAGGTCAACACCAATGTGGTGCAACTGGCCGGATCGTTTAACGGCGTATCGGCCAACTCGATCACCTATCAGGTCGAACAGATCATCAATGGTCAATCTGTGCAAATCTCACGGGGAACGGGCGTCAACCCGATCATCGAAAACGGCAGTATGTTCAAGTTCATGAACGTGCAGCTGTTCCAAGGGTTGAACAAGATCACCGTCTTCGGGATCAACCCGAGCGGCAACCAAGTTCCGGGTGTTTGCTATGTAAACTTCTCGAATGTACCTGTACTCTATGACATCAAGCTCGTCGACGGACGCGTGCTCGAGGCGGGACAGCCGCAGATCGTCACGTCTCCTGACGCTGTTATCCTGCTGAAAGCTCCTAACTCGGACCGCGTGACCGTCAACGGAATCATCGCGTACTCCGCGGGCGAGGATGCGTATATCGTTTCCGACCTCAACTTGAAACCGGGTCTCAACCCGCTGGCGATCGTGGCGAGCAACTCGACGATGAGTTATTCGCTGAACCGTCAGCTCGTCTACTTCAACGGCTACCCGACGGCGTACAACACGCAGATTGAGAACAGCGCGGGCACGCCGAACCCGGTCGTGCTGGAGAACAAGCCGACCGTCGGCCCGAACAGCGGCGGTACGCTGAACGGCCTCATCACCGGCCAGATCATCTTCGCGACCGACAACACCAACCCGCCGGACCCGACGATCACGCTGGAGCTGTACGAGGGCTCCAACCCGATCCCGATCACGCTTGCGACCACCGTCACTCGCGGGACGACGACGGCGGGCCACACCATCTTCTCGTATACGTCCACGACCAACGCGAATATCGCGACGAACGGTCCGTGGCAGCTGAAAGTGCGCGGCACTTATGGCACGCAAGGTGCGAACTATCCGATTCTGTTCAACTATCGCAATTCGAACACCGCGTACATTTCGGCGGTGAACCAGATCTACAACGTGCGCGATCTCGATGCGACCCGCGTTGTCTATGATTCCAGCACCGTCTTTGTGGACAACACCACAATCTTCGAACTGCCGATCTGGCTGGAAGCGAAGATCGAGAACGTGTTCGACATCAACAATGTGACCTTGACGTCCACGCAAAACGGTACGCCGGTTCCGGCTTCTGTCTTCAACTACAGCAAGAAGCTTACCGATAAAGGCACCGTGGCACTCAAGATCAACAACATGCCGGCTGGCGAGCAAGTCCTGACCGTCTCCGTCACTTCGGCGGGCGGCACGGAGACGCAAGCGGTGCGCGTGAACTACGTTCCGGCTCCGTTCATTCAGCTCAACAACCTGTACAATGGCAAGGTGTTCAACACCAACGGGACCTACCCGGCGGATGAAAATGATCCGCGCAAATTCACCACGTTGAAAGGCCGCCTGGTCAACTTTAACAACATGGGCATCGATCCGGACCAGTCGACCGTGCAAGTGAAGATCAACGGCCGCACGGTGCGCCTGATTGACAATCTGGGCGGCACGCCGATCGACGCGCAAGGCAACTTCACGTTTATCGTTCCGAACGACATGAAGCTCGTCAACGGTCCGAACCAGATCACCCTCTCCGGCGTGGCGAACGGTGTTCCGGTCACGACGAACGTCACCGTCTACCTGTTCTCGGAACATGTACCGGTGGTCAAGAATGTCAAGCCGGTGCCGCATGATCCGCTGTCCCCGCTGCTCGACGACACGAACTTGAAGTTCGTGAACACGGGTACGCTGCAATACGTGACCAATGAGAAGGAAGCGGACATCGTCTTCGATGTGCAAAACGTGGACAAGGTGGTCATCACCGTTGATGGCGCGCAACTGATCACCGCAGGAAACGATGCATCGGGCACGCTCGTCTCCGATGACGACCGCGTGCTGCACATCGACTCGCACGACCCGCTGGAGCGCCGTTACACGCTGCGTCTCGTCAAGCATCAGCTGCCGAAGACCGGCCTGCGCTCGATCACGATCCAGGCGCACTTGGAAAGCGCAAGCGTCGCATCGACCCTGTCGATCACTCGCGAGCTGTCGCCGTACATCGTCCTGTCGCCGAAGCTGCCGAATGAGCGCGTGATCAACCAGAACTTCCTGAACATCGCGATCCTCGCGGAAGGCGCGGACAGCGTCCTGATCGGCAAGGAAGCGATGAAGAAGGAAGCGAACGACATCTTCCGCTATGAATTGCGCAACATGAAGGCGGGCATCAACAAGGTCAAATTCACCGTCATGCGCGGCACGCAGAAGCTGGACGGCGAGTTTGAAGTGAACTATGCAGCTTCGAACACGGTCGGCGGCCAGTTCAAGACCACCGTGCCGAAGACCGGTTCGGTCAAGGTGTTCAACAGCGACCTGACCCTGACCCTGCCGAAAAATACGTTCCTGCGCCAAGTGAACCAGACCCCGGGCCAAGATGCGCGCACGGTGGACTTGTTCGACTCGCAGAACATCCTGTTTGGTATCGCGGACCGCAATGACGGCCGCACAGTGAAGAAGTACAACAATGACGGTGATATCCGCGACATCTCGCCGATGGATATCGCAGCCGACCTGCTGACCGTACCGGCGCACTTCGGCTACGCGTCTAAGCTGTTCTGGATGGATGCGGGCTACTTCGATGCGGTGACCCCGACGCAGTGGTCGACCGTCCACGGCCAACATCCGTACAACACGGGCTATGAGTTCTACACCCGCACTGCGAACAAGTGGATGGAACCGTCGCAGCGCGGCACGATCACCTTGAAGTACGATGCGGACATCCGCAACGTGACGGCGCCGAAGCTGTCGGTCTGGCGCTTCTACAACAACACGTGGAAGAACCTCGGCGGCATCGTGGACACCAGCAAGAAGACGGTCACCGCTTCGTTTGACGGATTTGGCTACTATGCGGTGTTCTATGACGCTTACTCGTTCAACGATGTGATCGGCCATGGCTACGCGCGCAACCAACTGGAGACGGTGTTTGCGAAAGGCGTCATGCTGCCGAAGAACAACAATGAATTTGGCGTCTATGACAACATCACGCGCGGCGAGTTCGCGACGATGATGGTCAAGATGCTGGACCTGCCGCTGTCGTATGATCCGAACAACCTGACGTTTAACGACGTTCCGAAAGATTACATCGCAGGCTCGCTGTACGACTACCGCTACATCGAGACGGCCGTACGACGCGGTCTGATCCGCGGTGTCGGTCCGCGCCTGTTCGCTCCGAACCAGAGCTTGACCCGTGAGCAAGCGGCAGTCATGATCGCGCGGGCGATGAACCTCAAGGTCAACCCGGATACGGATAAGGAGGTTCCGAACCTGCAGAAGCTGTTCACCGACGCTGGCACGGTCGACTATTATGCAGTCTCGTCGATCACAGCTGTCGCGAAGGAAGGCATCATCGTCGGGATTCCGAACCGCTTGACCGGCACGCAGAAGAAGCCGACCTATCGCTTCGACCCGCATGCGTTCCTGAACCGTGCGGACGCGGCGATCATCACCGAAAAAGTGATGCGCAAAATGAAGCGTCTGTAA
- a CDS encoding fibronectin type III domain-containing protein — protein MNRKSFSLLLVFALLLQMFFVTGVSQAATLLPAPGYVSDSNVTSTTIPLTWGYVNGADLYAIRVNGSNIYLSNTTSYTITGLTPNTTYTVEVSGVAPNQQGWQTWSAPKVIKTAYPAPTGLYIARANGTSAQLKWNSVAPGALYMVKINGQISNFMTDQTEITVTGLTPNTPYTLSVCAMPLGNGYIGDPANVSLTTGLAAPTGLQVTGTTDKTATLAWNAVPNASWYHLFVNGNLTASTDTTTYTLQNLTAQTSYTIQVAATTNAPSTYIGDLSTTVTATTKAPAPVGPATPANLKTTANESSITLTWDAAAGADSYKVYQNGALVTTVSGTSYTFANLGANKTYTLGVASYDSVAGKESAAATVSALTAPFAPSDLTATTTENSLTLSWAPVVGATSYKVSLNGTTVNTTADTSYTFTGLNADTLYTVGVSSVNAGGTSTLATIKATTAKVVLPKLFLDTPVDVSLPAGKSQSFIFTPSTTGLHRIYTGPYGGTGGSNDTVLELYADAAMTQQIASNDDFNGTPFSQISANLTAGVSYYVKLRTYSSDVALNARLTVSNEITVGSTPISLNKPIDFDVATGSSKVFSFAATTTGVHNIYTDYYAGTSSSGASDTVLYVYSDEAMTSLVASNDDFNGTFSKVSPTLTAGKTYYIKVVGYNSGSVHARLAVTL, from the coding sequence ATGAATCGCAAAAGCTTTTCCCTGCTGCTCGTGTTTGCGCTCCTCCTGCAGATGTTTTTCGTCACAGGGGTGTCGCAGGCGGCGACCTTGCTGCCGGCACCGGGCTATGTAAGTGATTCCAATGTCACCTCGACGACGATTCCCTTGACATGGGGCTACGTCAATGGCGCCGACCTGTACGCGATCCGCGTCAACGGTTCCAACATCTATCTTTCCAATACGACTTCGTACACCATCACCGGCTTGACCCCGAACACCACCTACACCGTTGAAGTATCCGGCGTCGCCCCGAACCAGCAAGGCTGGCAGACCTGGTCGGCTCCGAAGGTGATCAAGACCGCGTACCCTGCTCCGACCGGCCTGTACATCGCCCGGGCAAACGGCACTTCCGCCCAGCTGAAATGGAATTCGGTTGCTCCCGGTGCCCTCTACATGGTCAAGATCAACGGCCAGATCTCCAATTTCATGACCGATCAGACGGAGATCACCGTCACCGGCCTGACGCCGAATACCCCCTATACCCTGTCGGTCTGCGCGATGCCGCTTGGCAACGGCTATATTGGCGACCCGGCCAACGTCTCACTGACCACCGGACTCGCCGCACCGACCGGCCTGCAAGTGACCGGCACCACCGATAAGACGGCGACCCTTGCTTGGAACGCCGTGCCGAATGCCTCCTGGTATCATCTGTTCGTCAATGGCAACTTGACCGCATCGACCGATACGACTACCTATACGCTGCAGAACCTGACCGCTCAGACGTCCTACACGATCCAAGTCGCAGCCACCACCAATGCGCCCTCCACCTACATCGGCGACCTCTCCACAACGGTGACCGCGACGACGAAAGCTCCGGCTCCGGTCGGCCCGGCTACCCCGGCGAACCTCAAGACCACCGCGAACGAAAGTAGCATCACCTTGACCTGGGATGCCGCAGCAGGCGCTGACTCGTACAAGGTGTATCAAAACGGCGCGCTCGTGACCACCGTCAGCGGCACCTCCTACACGTTTGCGAACCTCGGCGCGAACAAAACCTACACGCTCGGCGTTGCCAGCTACGACTCCGTGGCGGGCAAAGAAAGCGCAGCGGCGACCGTAAGCGCGCTGACCGCACCGTTTGCACCGAGCGACCTGACCGCTACGACCACCGAAAACAGCCTCACACTGAGCTGGGCACCGGTTGTCGGCGCAACTTCCTACAAAGTGTCCCTGAACGGCACCACCGTCAACACGACGGCCGACACGTCCTATACCTTCACCGGCCTGAATGCAGACACTTTGTACACGGTAGGCGTCTCCTCGGTCAACGCAGGCGGCACGTCCACTCTCGCGACGATCAAAGCCACCACGGCGAAGGTCGTCCTGCCGAAACTGTTCCTCGACACCCCGGTCGACGTTTCCCTGCCGGCCGGCAAGAGCCAGTCCTTCATCTTCACCCCGTCCACGACCGGCCTGCACCGCATCTACACCGGCCCGTACGGCGGAACTGGCGGCAGCAATGACACTGTGCTCGAACTGTACGCCGATGCCGCGATGACCCAGCAGATCGCGAGCAACGACGATTTTAACGGCACTCCCTTCTCGCAGATCTCGGCGAACCTGACCGCAGGCGTTTCCTACTACGTCAAGCTGAGAACTTATAGCTCGGACGTGGCACTGAACGCCCGGCTGACCGTCTCCAACGAGATCACAGTCGGCTCGACACCGATCTCGCTGAACAAGCCGATCGACTTCGACGTGGCAACCGGCTCTTCGAAAGTGTTCTCGTTCGCAGCAACGACGACCGGTGTGCATAACATCTACACCGATTACTACGCAGGAACGTCTTCGAGCGGCGCCAGCGACACCGTGCTGTACGTTTACAGCGATGAGGCGATGACCTCGCTGGTGGCAAGCAACGATGACTTCAACGGCACCTTCTCCAAGGTCAGCCCGACGCTTACGGCGGGCAAGACCTATTACATCAAAGTTGTCGGCTACAACAGCGGCAGCGTGCATGCGCGTTTGGCAGTGACGCTGTAA
- a CDS encoding XkdX family protein — MSSFDFWKMCWEEKWATESDMKQAVVIGELVEEEYEEIVGVAYTS, encoded by the coding sequence ATGAGCAGCTTTGACTTCTGGAAAATGTGCTGGGAAGAGAAGTGGGCTACAGAGTCTGATATGAAGCAAGCCGTTGTTATTGGCGAGCTGGTGGAAGAGGAGTACGAGGAGATCGTTGGAGTGGCCTACACCTCGTGA